The window AGCCTTCAGCTTGCCAAATTTCGGAGGAGACAGGCAAACTCCAGTGGCATCCGGCGATGTCGAGCTCTCTTCGACGGCCAGCGGCTGCCAGACCGATCTCCAAACCATCCGCCAAGGGCCTCAACAGCCATAACCGATGGTCCTCTCTAGCCAATCTGGTGAGTTACTAATTATCCTATATATCTTTCTTTTTTTCTGTACTCTTGCAGATGAAAAAATAGGAGCATGGTAGAAAAAGAGTGGTCAAAATTGCTTTTCTGGTGTGGAAAATAGCCCAATTGCATATTTGCTGGTGAAAAAATAGGACCTTTTTTTTTCCTCCTGGAAACTCTATGTTACAAACCAACTCTGATTTCTCTTCCCTCCATGCCAGATACCGGAAGAAGAGGAAAGTTATTATCAAGATGACCGGCTCAGCAATTTGcccgatgatgtgttgcttaatatcGTAGAGCGACTCGATATTGCAGATGCTGCAAGAACCAGCATCCTCTCCAGACGTTGGAAGCCAATCCCCGCTATGCTCCCTGAAATTTCTATAAAGGTTGGTTCCGTCGACCCGGAGCACGACAGGACCTGTCATGAGGTGGCTCGGGCCAATGCAACCATCCTTGGGGCGACTAGGAGCCTTCTGGAAAACAGGACGGCAAATCTACACGCCATTCGGTGCATGAGATTCTTCTTGGGAGATGCATCCACTAGAGTTGGCCAGACTGTCAGGAACACCATAGCGACCAAGAAGGTTGGTTTGGCTGAGTTTGATATCTTGACAGAGAAGGTGACTAAAAGATGCACCGATGACGATATGGTCACTTACGGGAGGCAGCTCATGGCATTTGTTGATGCTTGTCCAGACACATTCTGTGGTCTCACGCGACTCAAGCTGGAGAATGTGATGCTAGGTGGATCAGACTTCCCTAAAATCTTCAGTATATGCAAGCGACTGGTGTTCCTCCGCTTGGACAACTGCGACATGGGGTTGATGTCCTTGCTAGAATTGCAACACCCGCAGCTCCGCGAACTCGAGATGGAAAATATTCAATT is drawn from Triticum dicoccoides isolate Atlit2015 ecotype Zavitan chromosome 6B, WEW_v2.0, whole genome shotgun sequence and contains these coding sequences:
- the LOC119321605 gene encoding uncharacterized protein LOC119321605 — its product is MSSSLRRPAAARPISKPSAKGLNSHNRWSSLANLIPEEEESYYQDDRLSNLPDDVLLNIVERLDIADAARTSILSRRWKPIPAMLPEISIKVGSVDPEHDRTCHEVARANATILGATRSLLENRTANLHAIRCMRFFLGDASTRVGQTVRNTIATKKVGLAEFDILTEKVTKRCTDDDMVTYGRQLMAFVDACPDTFCGLTRLKLENVMLGGSDFPKIFSICKRLVFLRLDNCDMGLMSLLELQHPQLRELEMENIQFERVDLNCLPELTTLTFSWWASPRDPLSFGYVPLLHTVSIANTTLSYHKMLKLSEVLGNATISNLHLNFESEKIWVKPEGPKELSQVFNKLRLVHLADISKDCDLTWTMFVLQGAPSLEELRITVRDRCLLMRDKTERKLQRYSEEKKDAGTEWETSASDFKHHNLLVLRIIGFQSEDKFVGYVTAVMEAAVNLKDIYLLEKPMCDTCTRMKIKDRYPRTTKRRNLIRSYFNMDMHPLLRIHFPVRTK